From a region of the Pseudomonadaceae bacterium SI-3 genome:
- a CDS encoding D-threo-aldose 1-dehydrogenase — translation MRITLPRLGFGGAPLGNMFAPLDETTADATLKAAWDAGIRYYDTSPHYGAGLAEQRFGRLLSKKPRDEFVLSTKVGRLLQPTSRPENAPSFVDELPNKRVVDYSADGARRSIEDSLERMGVNRIDVAFIHDVSEDQWGPQWTEYFQQAMQGAAKALTQMREEGLIHGWGLGVNLVEPCRMALEQSDPDVFLLAGRYSLLDHREALDTLFPTCVERGVGIVVGGPFNSGVLAGGEHYDYAAAPDDIRQKTGQIEAVCQEFEVDIRAAALQFCLAHPAVLSAIPGTSNPKRPAQYVQQFEADIPAEFWRALKDKQLLPEDVPVPKEH, via the coding sequence ATGCGCATCACCCTTCCACGTCTCGGTTTTGGCGGCGCGCCGTTGGGCAACATGTTCGCCCCGCTCGACGAAACCACCGCCGACGCTACGCTCAAGGCTGCCTGGGATGCCGGCATCCGTTATTACGACACGTCACCGCACTATGGCGCCGGCCTGGCCGAGCAACGCTTCGGGCGCTTACTCAGCAAAAAGCCCCGCGATGAATTCGTCCTGAGTACCAAGGTTGGCCGCTTGCTGCAGCCAACCAGCAGGCCGGAAAACGCCCCGTCCTTTGTCGATGAGCTGCCGAACAAGCGCGTCGTCGACTACTCCGCTGACGGCGCACGACGCTCCATCGAGGACAGCCTGGAGCGTATGGGCGTGAATCGTATCGATGTCGCCTTCATCCATGACGTGTCCGAAGACCAGTGGGGCCCACAGTGGACCGAGTATTTCCAACAGGCCATGCAAGGCGCGGCGAAAGCGCTGACGCAGATGCGTGAGGAAGGCCTGATCCACGGTTGGGGGCTTGGCGTGAACCTCGTCGAACCCTGCCGCATGGCCCTTGAGCAATCCGACCCGGACGTGTTCCTGCTGGCCGGCCGCTATTCTCTACTCGACCACCGCGAAGCGCTGGATACGCTATTTCCCACATGCGTGGAGCGTGGCGTCGGGATCGTTGTCGGCGGGCCGTTCAACTCCGGTGTACTGGCCGGTGGCGAGCACTACGACTATGCGGCCGCGCCTGATGATATCCGCCAGAAGACCGGGCAGATCGAAGCGGTGTGTCAGGAGTTCGAAGTAGATATCCGGGCTGCAGCGCTGCAGTTCTGCCTCGCGCATCCCGCCGTCCTGTCAGCCATTCCGGGCACCAGCAACCCGAAGCGTCCTGCACAGTACGTGCAACAGTTCGAGGCCGACATACCGGCCGAGTTCTGGCGGGCGCTAAAGGACAAGCAGCTGCTGCCTGAAGACGTGCCGGTGCCAAAGGAACATTGA
- a CDS encoding nitrate ABC transporter substrate-binding protein — translation MTGPLFPSLHKTLLGATLAVATLFAPLVVQAAEKLKIGTVVWAGYGPFYVADKKDLFKPHGLDVELQFFNDPALIPTAMLSRALDGGMLTYDQVVASVAKGLKHRVVMPIDFSNGGDAIVADASINSVADFKGKKVGYNPLSPSDFLLAYALQQNGMTEKDIQPVNMTPEGIPGAMASGNLPVGVTYEPNVSQILSMSSGDKFKVVYSSKDAPGLITDVLVFDEAVIAKKPAAIKAMIQGYLDGLAYMQAHPEESADIIGEVLGVSAEEATEQMSGAYNIPLAEMSKSFAPSDDTHSFHGSGAIIAKLLVDNGQIPSAPDFSDTYDAQFTEALAK, via the coding sequence ATGACAGGTCCGCTGTTTCCTTCGCTGCACAAGACCCTGCTCGGCGCCACCTTGGCCGTCGCGACCCTATTCGCGCCGCTGGTGGTTCAGGCGGCGGAAAAACTGAAGATCGGCACCGTGGTCTGGGCCGGTTACGGGCCGTTCTACGTGGCCGACAAGAAAGACCTGTTCAAACCTCACGGCCTGGACGTGGAGTTGCAGTTCTTCAACGACCCGGCCCTGATTCCCACCGCCATGCTCAGCCGCGCACTCGATGGCGGCATGCTGACCTATGACCAAGTCGTTGCCTCTGTCGCCAAAGGCCTCAAGCACCGCGTGGTGATGCCCATCGACTTCTCCAACGGTGGTGACGCCATCGTCGCCGATGCGTCGATCAACTCTGTGGCCGATTTCAAAGGCAAGAAAGTTGGCTACAACCCGCTCTCGCCGTCCGACTTCCTGCTCGCCTACGCGCTGCAACAGAACGGTATGACCGAGAAGGATATCCAGCCGGTCAACATGACGCCCGAAGGCATTCCCGGTGCCATGGCCTCAGGCAACCTGCCGGTCGGCGTGACCTACGAGCCCAACGTGTCGCAGATCCTCTCCATGAGCAGCGGCGACAAATTCAAGGTCGTGTATTCCTCCAAGGATGCGCCCGGCCTAATCACCGACGTGCTGGTGTTCGACGAAGCGGTGATCGCCAAGAAACCCGCCGCCATCAAGGCGATGATCCAGGGTTACCTCGACGGGCTCGCCTACATGCAGGCGCATCCCGAGGAGTCGGCAGACATCATTGGCGAGGTGCTGGGCGTCAGCGCCGAAGAAGCCACTGAACAGATGTCCGGTGCCTACAACATCCCGCTCGCGGAAATGAGCAAGAGCTTCGCGCCCAGTGACGACACCCATTCCTTCCATGGCAGCGGCGCGATCATTGCCAAGCTGCTGGTGGATAACGGCCAGATCCCCTCCGCCCCGGATTTCAGCGACACCTACGACGCGCAGTTCACCGAAGCACTCGCCAAGTAA
- a CDS encoding fatty acid desaturase has product MKTRKPLFRYADGRVPNSLAMTYALLGYIAGLVMLFPANGWLNALGTLLLGHAMIIAAYLIHEFAHGTIFSVPKHNQWAGNACSWLAGSCYADFQDLRKKHMRHHVDRADVITFDSKAFLKARPQWFQKLVVALEWAYVPAVELIMHGYVIVLPFVTRNEKHRARRGKVAQIMLIRALLFGLLGWFSLKALVLYAVAWTLMVTVLRFADAYQHTYDAFAVLEDGQVPENKQRDRAYEQLNTFSNVVSARWPSLNLLLLNFPYHNAHHEKPVAPWYRLPALHAELYGSAYNQVIPMRDLLGSFHRYRLRRVLDDDYGSVGEGPQKADGFYGAVGVSFLTAV; this is encoded by the coding sequence ATGAAAACCCGCAAGCCGCTTTTCCGTTATGCCGATGGTCGAGTGCCAAACAGCCTGGCCATGACCTATGCCCTGCTCGGCTACATCGCAGGGCTGGTGATGCTGTTCCCGGCCAATGGGTGGTTGAATGCGTTGGGTACGCTACTGCTTGGTCACGCAATGATCATTGCCGCCTACCTGATTCATGAGTTCGCTCACGGCACCATTTTCAGCGTGCCCAAGCACAATCAGTGGGCGGGCAATGCCTGCAGCTGGCTGGCCGGCAGCTGCTATGCCGACTTTCAGGACCTGCGTAAGAAACACATGCGTCACCACGTCGACCGTGCCGACGTGATCACCTTCGACAGCAAGGCCTTTCTCAAGGCCCGCCCCCAGTGGTTCCAGAAGCTGGTTGTAGCGCTGGAGTGGGCCTACGTGCCGGCAGTCGAATTGATCATGCACGGCTACGTGATCGTGTTGCCCTTCGTCACCCGCAACGAAAAGCACCGTGCGCGCCGCGGCAAGGTCGCCCAGATCATGCTTATCCGCGCGCTGCTGTTCGGGCTGCTTGGCTGGTTCTCGCTGAAAGCTCTGGTGCTGTATGCCGTGGCCTGGACGCTGATGGTCACTGTGCTGCGCTTCGCCGACGCCTACCAGCACACCTATGACGCCTTCGCTGTGCTCGAGGACGGCCAGGTGCCGGAAAACAAGCAACGCGACCGCGCCTACGAGCAACTCAATACCTTCAGCAATGTGGTGTCCGCACGCTGGCCATCGCTGAATCTGCTGCTGCTCAACTTCCCCTACCACAACGCCCATCACGAGAAACCGGTCGCGCCCTGGTATCGCCTGCCCGCGCTGCATGCCGAGCTGTACGGCAGCGCCTACAACCAGGTCATTCCGATGCGCGACCTGCTCGGCAGCTTCCACCGCTATCGCCTGCGTCGTGTGCTGGATGACGACTATGGCTCGGTCGGTGAAGGGCCGCAGAAGGCCGACGGATTCTACGGTGCAGTTGGCGTGTCTTTCCTCACGGCGGTGTGA
- a CDS encoding NAD(P)-dependent oxidoreductase — protein MHKALDYRGRCVVLTGAAGGIGRQLAKTYAEAGATLELVDRDPDALAELAESLQPEGPLHATTLELGDWHAVQHFADDLACRNRSVEVLVNNAGIEYQTPITDPGAKADACWTHLLDNNVSSMQRLTRALLPRLRAGASVINQASIWGLKGVPGFSAYAASKHAVIGLTRSLAWELGPRRIRVNAVCPGWIGTDAAMRSLRIMAAENGRSEAEELVAVLAAQAIPELLTPADLSGTFLFLGSPLAAALTGQALSVSHGEVMH, from the coding sequence ATGCATAAAGCGCTCGATTATCGCGGACGTTGCGTCGTCCTCACCGGTGCTGCTGGCGGTATAGGCCGGCAGCTGGCAAAGACCTACGCCGAGGCCGGCGCCACGCTGGAGCTGGTCGATCGCGACCCCGATGCACTGGCCGAACTGGCCGAAAGCCTGCAACCGGAGGGGCCGCTGCACGCCACCACGCTGGAACTCGGAGACTGGCACGCCGTGCAGCACTTCGCTGACGATCTGGCCTGCCGTAACCGCTCGGTCGAAGTGCTGGTCAACAATGCCGGTATCGAATACCAGACGCCCATTACCGACCCTGGCGCCAAGGCTGACGCCTGCTGGACGCATTTGCTCGACAACAATGTGTCGTCCATGCAGCGACTGACCCGCGCGCTGCTGCCTCGTCTTCGTGCCGGTGCCAGTGTGATCAACCAGGCCTCGATCTGGGGGCTGAAAGGCGTACCGGGCTTTTCCGCCTATGCGGCCAGCAAGCATGCGGTGATCGGCCTGACCCGCTCACTGGCCTGGGAATTGGGACCGCGGCGCATCCGCGTCAATGCCGTCTGCCCAGGCTGGATCGGCACCGATGCGGCGATGCGTTCGCTGCGCATCATGGCGGCAGAAAACGGCCGCAGCGAAGCCGAAGAGCTGGTCGCGGTACTGGCGGCCCAGGCGATTCCGGAGCTGCTGACCCCGGCGGACCTGTCCGGCACCTTCTTGTTTCTCGGCTCGCCGCTGGCGGCGGCGCTCACCGGGCAGGCGCTGTCGGTCAGCCATGGCGAGGTGATGCATTGA
- a CDS encoding short-chain dehydrogenase: MNRQPLKGKVALVTGAATGIGRATVLGLAQVGASVWINHLGQLELAEQLCAAVDALGGRARCVEADVASAAAVAGMFEQILAEGPLDLLVNNAGIILEQPFLDTTEQDWARVLDVDLHGVYRCTQQALRHMQPRGCGAIVNVASDLGFLGRSDYAAYCTAKAGVIGLTRSLAREFAASGIRINAVAPGPIATAMVSAENMSAEWMAKELDIPMARLGTPDEVAAAIIFLLSPQASYFTGQILGPNGGSWMGA, encoded by the coding sequence ATGAATCGCCAGCCACTGAAAGGCAAAGTGGCGCTGGTCACCGGCGCGGCAACCGGGATTGGTCGGGCCACCGTGCTGGGCCTGGCGCAAGTGGGCGCGAGCGTCTGGATCAACCACCTCGGCCAACTGGAATTGGCAGAGCAACTGTGCGCGGCGGTCGATGCGCTTGGCGGCCGAGCACGTTGCGTAGAAGCGGACGTCGCGTCAGCGGCGGCAGTGGCCGGGATGTTCGAGCAAATCCTCGCCGAAGGGCCGCTAGACCTGCTGGTGAACAACGCCGGCATCATTCTGGAACAACCCTTTCTCGACACCACAGAGCAGGACTGGGCACGGGTACTGGACGTCGATCTTCACGGGGTCTATCGATGCACACAGCAGGCGCTGCGGCATATGCAGCCGCGTGGTTGCGGCGCCATCGTCAATGTAGCTTCAGACCTCGGCTTTCTCGGCCGCAGCGACTACGCCGCCTACTGCACCGCCAAGGCCGGCGTGATCGGCCTGACCCGCTCGCTGGCGCGTGAATTCGCCGCCAGCGGCATACGGATAAATGCCGTCGCGCCAGGCCCCATCGCCACGGCGATGGTCTCAGCAGAAAACATGAGTGCCGAATGGATGGCCAAGGAACTGGACATTCCCATGGCCCGACTCGGCACGCCTGATGAAGTGGCGGCAGCCATCATTTTCCTGCTCTCGCCACAGGCCAGCTATTTCACCGGACAAATACTTGGGCCCAACGGCGGTTCCTGGATGGGCGCATGA
- a CDS encoding multidrug DMT transporter permease, which produces MMTLLPQVLLVTGAVAWGLGWLPLHHFASVGLVGMPLVLLVYGLLSLIALPVVWRERHAWAAQRNGLLAIAICGGGATAALVTALATGDVVRVMLLFYLAPVWGVLGGWLLLGERLTALRIGALLVAMLGIALTLGVSRELIRPLSGNDWLALAAGLGFSLNNLATRAADRVPLASKTLAPFVGSALIAAVLCPLLGDYPPPLSLTLSWQIGLMALGWLLSMAAVQYGVSHIEAGRAAVLVVFELVAAVLSSAWFGSQAITTHEWLGAALVTFAALIASWPERPALTVIRSPSL; this is translated from the coding sequence ATGATGACCCTGTTGCCACAGGTCCTGCTGGTCACAGGCGCCGTCGCCTGGGGCCTCGGCTGGTTGCCCCTGCACCATTTCGCCAGCGTTGGCCTGGTCGGCATGCCGTTGGTGTTGCTGGTCTACGGACTGCTCAGCCTGATCGCCCTGCCGGTGGTCTGGCGCGAGCGTCATGCCTGGGCAGCGCAGCGCAATGGTCTGCTGGCTATCGCCATCTGCGGTGGCGGTGCGACCGCCGCGCTGGTCACGGCCCTGGCCACCGGCGACGTGGTGCGGGTGATGCTGTTGTTCTACCTGGCGCCGGTCTGGGGCGTGCTGGGTGGCTGGCTGTTGTTGGGCGAACGCCTGACAGCGCTACGAATCGGCGCGCTGTTGGTAGCCATGCTCGGCATCGCCCTGACCCTTGGCGTCAGCCGCGAGCTGATCCGTCCGCTGAGTGGCAACGACTGGCTCGCATTGGCGGCCGGCCTCGGTTTCAGTCTGAACAATCTCGCTACCCGCGCCGCCGACCGGGTGCCGCTGGCCAGCAAGACCTTGGCGCCTTTCGTCGGTAGCGCTCTGATTGCCGCCGTGCTCTGCCCATTGCTGGGCGATTACCCGCCGCCGCTGAGCCTTACGCTGAGCTGGCAGATCGGTTTGATGGCCCTCGGCTGGCTGTTGAGCATGGCCGCGGTGCAGTACGGCGTCAGCCATATCGAAGCCGGCCGTGCGGCAGTGCTGGTCGTCTTCGAGTTGGTGGCCGCGGTGCTCTCCTCCGCCTGGTTCGGTAGCCAGGCCATCACCACACATGAATGGCTAGGCGCGGCGCTTGTGACCTTTGCCGCACTGATCGCCAGCTGGCCGGAACGCCCGGCCCTGACCGTAATTCGGAGCCCTTCGCTATGA
- a CDS encoding creatininase: protein MNSVHMDQLSWVEYERRVRDGAVLFLPCGATEQHGPHLPLGTDALLASAICADVAQRVDGLVAPALSYGYKSQPKCGGGQHFCGTTSLDGATLSALVRDAVREFHRHGVKRLVLVVGHYENQWFVGEGIQLALRELGPDADIEVMRLEHWDFCREQTLADVFPDGFPGFALEHAAVIETSLMLHYYPSLVALERIPEEAPADFPLYDMYPPRTEWVPPSGVLSSAKGSTADKGQRMADDIVSGIAAAVCHEFDLGNLQ, encoded by the coding sequence ATGAACAGCGTGCACATGGATCAACTCAGTTGGGTCGAATACGAACGCCGCGTGCGTGATGGCGCTGTGCTCTTCCTGCCCTGCGGTGCCACCGAACAGCACGGGCCGCATCTGCCGCTGGGCACCGACGCGCTGCTCGCCAGCGCCATCTGTGCCGATGTGGCGCAACGCGTCGACGGGCTGGTCGCACCCGCCCTGTCTTACGGCTACAAATCACAGCCCAAATGTGGCGGCGGTCAGCACTTTTGCGGGACCACCAGCCTGGATGGCGCCACGCTGAGCGCGCTGGTCCGCGACGCGGTGCGTGAATTTCACCGGCACGGCGTCAAGCGTCTGGTGTTGGTGGTCGGGCATTACGAGAACCAGTGGTTCGTCGGCGAAGGCATTCAACTGGCGCTGCGTGAACTGGGCCCGGATGCAGATATCGAGGTCATGCGCCTGGAGCATTGGGACTTCTGCCGTGAGCAGACCCTGGCTGACGTGTTCCCAGACGGCTTTCCAGGCTTTGCCCTTGAACACGCGGCCGTCATCGAAACCTCACTGATGCTGCATTACTACCCCAGCCTGGTAGCGCTGGAGCGCATCCCGGAGGAAGCCCCCGCAGACTTTCCACTGTACGACATGTATCCGCCCCGCACTGAATGGGTGCCACCTTCAGGCGTGCTGTCTTCGGCCAAGGGGTCGACAGCGGACAAGGGACAGCGCATGGCCGACGACATTGTCAGCGGTATCGCTGCGGCGGTCTGCCATGAGTTCGACCTGGGGAACCTGCAGTGA
- a CDS encoding cysteine hydrolase, producing MQRDFCAPGGYADQAGLDIERLRAPIEPIRQLLVAARRCGLLVVHTREGHRADLSDLPNTKRRRAEASGAPIGSPGPLGRLLVRGEPGNALIEELMPEPGEPVIDKPGYSAFAHTDLQLLLQNRGIGQLILTGVTTEVCVSSTLRQAVDLGYSCLTVADACGSAYPALHAAALSMIGVEGGLFGEVITSDALIALLEMPA from the coding sequence ATGCAGCGCGACTTCTGCGCGCCGGGCGGCTATGCCGATCAGGCTGGGCTGGACATCGAGCGCCTGCGCGCGCCCATCGAACCTATCCGCCAGCTGCTGGTGGCGGCGCGACGATGCGGGTTGTTGGTCGTGCACACCCGCGAAGGCCATCGCGCCGACCTCAGCGACCTCCCCAATACCAAGCGCCGGCGTGCCGAGGCCAGCGGCGCGCCAATCGGCAGCCCCGGTCCGTTGGGCCGTCTTCTGGTGCGAGGCGAACCTGGCAACGCGCTGATCGAGGAGCTCATGCCCGAACCGGGCGAGCCGGTGATCGACAAGCCCGGCTATAGCGCCTTCGCTCATACCGACCTGCAACTGCTGCTGCAAAACCGCGGGATCGGTCAATTGATCCTGACTGGTGTAACCACCGAGGTCTGCGTTTCCTCAACGCTGCGCCAGGCAGTGGATCTCGGCTACTCCTGCCTCACGGTCGCTGACGCTTGCGGCTCTGCTTACCCGGCGCTGCATGCCGCAGCACTGTCGATGATCGGCGTCGAAGGCGGACTGTTCGGCGAAGTCATCACCAGCGATGCGCTAATCGCCTTGCTGGAGATGCCCGCATGA
- a CDS encoding MBL fold metallo-hydrolase, producing the protein MTDVLKLWPLLTATHRYDKSISTRNRGHGTLIEAPILAFLIETRQGRILFDVGCDYAKINNPALKARWFDPLEFPMGPPDMHDDQRLPAHLARHGLTPADIDLVFLSHLHFDHAGGLCELCGCDVHVHEAELAAALAEADDAYFADDFTGPFVDQNRWSLQREEYQLVPGVQAINTPGHTAGHMSLLIELPHGKPVILTGDAADLEENLTDEIAPGLCWQDREDMALDSIRKLKGLAADSGAELWPNHDMAFWRTLKRFPEYHA; encoded by the coding sequence ATGACCGACGTGCTCAAGCTCTGGCCGCTGCTGACTGCCACCCATCGCTACGACAAATCGATTTCCACCCGCAACCGTGGCCACGGCACCCTGATCGAGGCGCCAATCCTGGCGTTCCTGATCGAGACCCGGCAGGGACGCATCCTCTTCGATGTCGGCTGCGACTACGCCAAGATCAACAACCCGGCACTCAAAGCGCGCTGGTTCGATCCGCTGGAGTTCCCGATGGGGCCACCGGACATGCATGACGACCAGCGTCTGCCGGCTCACCTGGCCCGGCACGGCCTGACGCCGGCCGACATCGACCTGGTGTTTCTCAGTCACTTGCATTTCGACCACGCCGGCGGGCTTTGCGAGCTGTGCGGCTGCGACGTGCATGTGCACGAGGCCGAGCTGGCGGCCGCTCTCGCCGAGGCCGACGATGCCTACTTCGCCGACGATTTCACCGGCCCCTTCGTTGACCAGAACCGCTGGAGTCTCCAGCGCGAGGAATACCAACTGGTGCCCGGCGTGCAGGCAATCAACACGCCCGGCCACACCGCTGGGCACATGTCTCTGCTGATCGAACTGCCGCACGGCAAGCCCGTCATCCTGACCGGAGACGCGGCGGACCTGGAAGAAAACCTCACCGATGAAATAGCGCCCGGTCTCTGCTGGCAGGACCGCGAAGACATGGCGCTGGACAGCATCCGCAAGCTCAAGGGATTGGCCGCCGATAGCGGGGCTGAGTTGTGGCCGAACCACGACATGGCCTTCTGGCGAACCCTCAAACGATTCCCGGAGTACCACGCATGA
- a CDS encoding ABC transporter permease, translating to MTAHLSLSANTNLEPRVAVAAQPVSAEPAPVAKTRRARWWRIRGDLPKTTVWTLAAAGLISPFILWWAYTALGLADPMFMPSPGAVLERLGRWWSSEGLLTDIGISVWRVMAGFGASALLALPLGLYIGTYRPVQAFLEPLTDFIRYMPAVAFIPLVMLWVGIDEGSKVLIIFIGTFFQMVLMVAEDVRRVPMTQIEAAQTMGANRSEVVKLVILPSARPAILDTLRITCGWAWTYLVVAELVAANSGLGYAILKAQRYMHTDKIFAGILLIGLIGLLTDQAFRWLSRRAFPWRTQA from the coding sequence ATGACGGCGCATTTGTCCCTTAGCGCGAACACGAACCTGGAGCCGCGCGTGGCGGTCGCAGCGCAGCCGGTCAGCGCAGAACCCGCGCCCGTTGCCAAAACGCGCCGCGCCCGCTGGTGGCGCATTCGTGGCGATCTGCCGAAAACCACGGTTTGGACACTGGCCGCAGCGGGCCTGATTTCACCGTTCATTCTCTGGTGGGCCTATACCGCGCTAGGGCTGGCCGACCCGATGTTCATGCCCAGCCCGGGCGCCGTGCTGGAGCGATTAGGCCGCTGGTGGTCGAGCGAGGGGCTGCTCACCGACATTGGCATCAGCGTCTGGCGGGTCATGGCCGGGTTCGGCGCCTCGGCTTTACTGGCGTTGCCGCTGGGGCTGTATATCGGCACCTATCGCCCGGTGCAGGCTTTTCTCGAACCTCTGACCGACTTCATCCGCTACATGCCGGCGGTGGCCTTCATACCGCTGGTGATGTTGTGGGTGGGCATCGACGAAGGCTCGAAGGTGCTGATCATTTTTATCGGCACCTTCTTCCAGATGGTGTTGATGGTCGCCGAAGACGTCCGCCGCGTGCCGATGACCCAGATCGAGGCCGCCCAGACCATGGGCGCCAATCGCAGCGAAGTCGTCAAGCTGGTGATCCTCCCGTCTGCGCGACCGGCAATCCTCGACACCCTGCGCATCACCTGCGGCTGGGCCTGGACCTACCTGGTCGTTGCCGAGCTGGTCGCCGCCAATTCGGGCCTCGGCTACGCCATTCTCAAGGCTCAGCGCTACATGCACACCGACAAGATCTTCGCCGGCATCCTGCTGATCGGGCTGATCGGCTTGCTCACCGACCAGGCCTTCCGCTGGCTTTCCCGCCGCGCCTTCCCGTGGAGGACACAAGCATGA
- a CDS encoding sulfonate ABC transporter ATP-binding protein — MTDAKICIQQVGKTFISDTREVEALQSVSLDVRPNEFITFVGASGCGKSTLLRIIAGLETLSCGEILLDGNPVDGPGVDRAMVFQHYSLYPWLTVMKNIKFCRQLKVISDTVRGDGDVETASGRADALLSLMGLTNFADAFPSQLSGGMQQRVAIARALMPKPATLLMDEPFGALDAQTREVMHDLIRHVHKLEKTTILFVTHDVEEAIYLGSRVVLMAPRPGRIDSIYEVPLPAQRNQDMKLSPEFTALKREILTRIRETSGMQTDLDQLAKLTAIAG; from the coding sequence ATGACCGACGCCAAGATTTGTATTCAGCAGGTAGGCAAAACCTTTATCAGCGACACGCGCGAGGTCGAGGCGCTGCAATCGGTCAGCCTGGATGTGCGCCCAAACGAATTCATCACCTTCGTCGGCGCCTCGGGCTGCGGCAAGTCCACCCTGCTGCGCATCATTGCCGGCCTGGAAACCCTGAGTTGCGGCGAAATCCTGCTCGATGGCAACCCCGTGGATGGCCCCGGCGTCGACCGCGCGATGGTCTTTCAGCACTACAGCCTCTACCCATGGCTTACGGTCATGAAAAACATCAAGTTCTGCCGCCAACTCAAAGTGATTTCTGACACCGTGCGTGGCGATGGCGACGTTGAAACTGCTAGTGGGCGAGCCGACGCCCTGCTCAGCCTGATGGGCCTGACGAACTTTGCCGATGCCTTTCCAAGCCAGCTGTCCGGCGGTATGCAGCAGCGCGTGGCCATCGCCCGCGCGTTGATGCCCAAGCCAGCGACATTGCTGATGGACGAACCCTTCGGCGCACTGGACGCCCAGACGCGTGAGGTGATGCACGACCTGATCCGTCACGTGCACAAGCTCGAGAAAACCACAATTCTGTTCGTCACCCACGATGTTGAAGAAGCCATCTACCTCGGCAGTCGTGTGGTGCTGATGGCGCCACGGCCAGGGCGAATCGATTCCATCTATGAGGTGCCGCTGCCAGCGCAGCGCAACCAAGACATGAAGCTGTCGCCCGAATTCACCGCCCTGAAACGCGAGATCCTGACGCGCATCAGGGAGACGTCAGGCATGCAGACCGATCTCGATCAATTGGCCAAACTCACGGCCATTGCCGGGTAA
- a CDS encoding histidine kinase — MSEVQPKSEKQEDAEAAVDNFRKDLGPFVVAAETTRMAMLFTDAKAPGDPIVYANDSFLKLTGYDRNEALGQSFNSLLEQRVDPEVIEKIKSEFEKSENHDNNLDIDYNRKDGSTLFVSVFISPVRDESGQVMQHFVSFIDITKHKEAQEKSKMFIDELNHRVKNTLATVQAIVWQSFKKSSDTHIVRESIDSRLFALSRSHDLLTREHWNGVSFRDLVNEVLEPFGVAGDGAARFVIAGRNVRISPQTALALGVALNELATNALKYGALSNEAGCVLIEWAVAPMPAGNRLIIRWQEKDGPTVAPPSRKGFGSQVIERGLCHELAGTVHLDFPEEGAVCTIDIPAPDRAHVE, encoded by the coding sequence ATGTCTGAAGTCCAGCCAAAATCCGAAAAGCAGGAAGACGCTGAGGCCGCCGTCGACAATTTCCGAAAGGACCTTGGACCTTTTGTTGTTGCTGCGGAGACGACACGCATGGCAATGCTTTTTACCGACGCGAAGGCACCCGGCGACCCGATCGTTTACGCAAACGACAGCTTTCTAAAGCTGACTGGGTACGATCGGAACGAGGCATTGGGCCAGAGTTTCAATTCCTTACTGGAACAGCGCGTCGACCCTGAGGTCATCGAGAAGATCAAGTCCGAATTCGAGAAAAGTGAGAATCACGACAATAACCTGGATATCGACTATAACCGGAAGGACGGCAGTACGTTGTTCGTCTCGGTTTTCATAAGCCCAGTGCGGGACGAGAGCGGCCAGGTCATGCAGCATTTCGTTTCGTTTATCGATATAACCAAGCATAAAGAGGCGCAAGAAAAGTCAAAGATGTTTATCGATGAGCTTAATCATCGCGTAAAAAACACTTTAGCCACGGTGCAGGCGATAGTCTGGCAGTCGTTCAAAAAATCATCCGATACCCATATTGTTCGAGAGTCTATCGATTCGCGCCTCTTTGCTCTTTCTCGATCGCATGATCTCCTTACCCGTGAGCATTGGAACGGCGTGAGTTTTCGCGATTTAGTGAACGAGGTATTGGAGCCGTTTGGGGTCGCAGGCGATGGCGCGGCCCGCTTCGTCATCGCGGGTCGAAATGTCCGCATTTCACCGCAGACGGCGCTGGCGCTTGGTGTCGCGCTCAACGAACTCGCGACAAACGCCCTGAAGTACGGTGCCTTATCCAACGAAGCAGGATGCGTCCTGATCGAGTGGGCGGTCGCGCCCATGCCGGCGGGCAACAGGCTGATTATTCGTTGGCAGGAAAAGGACGGCCCAACTGTGGCTCCGCCGTCGCGCAAAGGGTTCGGTTCGCAGGTGATCGAGCGTGGGTTGTGTCATGAGCTGGCAGGGACCGTGCATCTCGACTTTCCGGAAGAAGGCGCGGTTTGCACGATCGATATTCCGGCACCCGATCGTGCCCATGTCGAGTAA